Proteins encoded in a region of the Brevundimonas vesicularis genome:
- a CDS encoding response regulator, giving the protein MGLKWVNAEGGRWRFFRHEAGRAAGPSPYAYVALFALCLSVAQWSMHAFGATVLWPANAVLLAAVLQLHRRQAIGVMLACAAINLASNIVRGDPGVMMFTNVALNLTQVCIAAVLARRFCGAALDMRRPWRLFRFAVFAAVPAVLISTLLAGAVAVLMSWKVPGTLAFRMHHLFDMELLAMMIVTPSLLLLARNHRFRDDAQATMTEAAALLVLVCGVTLWVFTQSSAPVMFAVFPPLILLAFRLGPPTTACGVVLVAAIGGAATLAGHGPVVLTRLPPDPVLAALPEVMRQMNVFHLFLLCVVGSVLPITTLSTERRRLTARLRARTAAALDALARARRADEAKSRFLALMSHEMRTPLTGVTGYADLLSRSTSLDAEGHRQVNAVRQCGESMLRLVEDLLEISRGGDEVVLKPADLRALIQDAVAPAREWAEVRGLTFDLHIAPEAEGWVLTDMRRLRQILHHLTLNASKFTSHGGVGVMVDRTDDRLRIAVSDTGCGMDAETLAGVFRLFEQADASTSRAHEGAGVGLALAKSHAERLNGTIAVESVQWQGSTFTLEIEAPIVVPVETESAAPLDSRRMKVLIVDDHPANRDLLRIMLQAADCDTAEACDGREAVNAASAEAFDLILMDVRMPVMDGLAATRAIRALADPASRTPILAVTAEAMPEDAARCLSAGMDGHLAKPVTQAKLYAAIDETLSAAASRLDAHAA; this is encoded by the coding sequence ATGGGACTGAAGTGGGTGAACGCAGAAGGCGGGCGCTGGCGGTTTTTCCGTCACGAGGCCGGCCGCGCGGCTGGACCGTCGCCCTACGCCTATGTGGCCTTGTTCGCCCTGTGCCTGTCGGTCGCCCAGTGGAGCATGCATGCCTTCGGCGCCACGGTTCTGTGGCCGGCCAATGCGGTGCTTCTGGCCGCCGTCCTTCAGCTTCATCGTCGCCAGGCCATCGGCGTCATGCTCGCCTGCGCCGCGATCAACCTCGCCAGCAACATCGTGCGCGGCGACCCCGGCGTGATGATGTTCACCAATGTCGCCCTGAACCTGACCCAGGTTTGCATCGCCGCCGTGCTGGCGCGCCGTTTTTGCGGGGCCGCGCTGGATATGCGCCGGCCTTGGCGTCTGTTCCGTTTCGCCGTCTTCGCCGCCGTACCGGCGGTTTTGATCAGCACCCTGCTGGCGGGCGCGGTCGCGGTGCTGATGAGCTGGAAGGTGCCGGGCACGCTGGCGTTCCGGATGCACCACCTGTTCGACATGGAGCTGCTGGCGATGATGATCGTCACGCCGTCCCTGTTGCTGCTGGCGCGCAATCACCGTTTCAGGGACGACGCCCAGGCCACGATGACGGAGGCGGCCGCCCTGCTGGTTCTCGTCTGCGGCGTCACTCTCTGGGTCTTCACCCAGTCGTCCGCGCCGGTGATGTTCGCGGTGTTTCCGCCGCTGATCCTTCTGGCCTTCCGGCTCGGTCCGCCGACCACCGCCTGCGGGGTGGTGCTGGTCGCGGCCATCGGCGGCGCCGCCACGCTGGCCGGGCATGGGCCGGTTGTGTTGACCCGCCTGCCGCCCGATCCGGTTCTCGCCGCCCTGCCTGAGGTGATGCGCCAGATGAACGTGTTTCATCTGTTCCTGCTTTGCGTCGTCGGGTCGGTCCTGCCCATCACCACCCTGTCGACCGAGCGTCGGCGTCTGACGGCGCGTCTGAGGGCGCGCACGGCGGCGGCGCTGGACGCCCTGGCCCGGGCCAGGCGCGCCGATGAGGCGAAGTCGCGCTTCCTGGCCTTGATGAGCCACGAAATGCGCACGCCCCTGACCGGGGTCACCGGCTATGCCGACCTGTTGTCGCGCTCCACCAGTCTGGACGCCGAGGGCCATCGGCAGGTCAATGCGGTGCGCCAGTGCGGCGAATCCATGCTGCGTCTGGTCGAGGACTTGCTGGAGATTTCGCGCGGAGGCGACGAGGTCGTGCTGAAGCCCGCCGATCTGCGCGCCTTGATCCAGGACGCCGTGGCGCCGGCGCGCGAGTGGGCCGAGGTCCGCGGCCTGACGTTCGACCTGCACATTGCGCCGGAGGCCGAGGGCTGGGTGCTGACCGACATGCGGCGGCTTCGCCAGATTCTGCATCATCTGACTCTGAACGCCTCGAAATTCACCTCGCACGGGGGCGTGGGCGTCATGGTCGATCGGACCGATGACCGGCTGCGGATCGCCGTGTCGGACACCGGCTGCGGCATGGATGCCGAGACCCTGGCCGGCGTGTTCCGCCTGTTCGAACAGGCGGACGCCTCCACCAGCCGCGCGCATGAGGGGGCGGGCGTCGGTCTGGCCCTGGCCAAGAGCCACGCCGAGAGGCTGAACGGAACGATCGCCGTCGAAAGCGTGCAGTGGCAGGGCTCGACCTTCACCCTGGAGATCGAGGCGCCGATCGTGGTTCCGGTAGAGACGGAGAGCGCCGCGCCGCTGGACAGCCGTCGCATGAAGGTTCTGATCGTCGACGACCACCCGGCCAATCGGGATCTGCTGCGCATTATGCTGCAGGCCGCGGACTGCGACACCGCCGAGGCCTGCGACGGGCGCGAGGCGGTGAACGCCGCCTCGGCCGAAGCTTTCGACCTGATCCTGATGGATGTGCGCATGCCGGTGATGGATGGCTTAGCCGCCACTCGCGCGATCCGCGCCCTGGCCGATCCCGCCAGCCGGACGCCGATCCTGGCGGTTACCGCCGAGGCCATGCCCGAAGACGCCGCACGGTGCCTGTCCGCCGGCATGGACGGTCATCTGGCCAAACCGGTGACCCAGGCCAAGCTTTATGCCGCCATCGACGAGACGCTGAGCGCCGCTGCGTCGCGACTGGACGCTCATGCCGCCTGA
- a CDS encoding nucleotidyltransferase family protein, which yields MSDVIAEPTFEPPADALAFYEESLRLLKESGIPFLLSGTYAVTAYTGIRRPTKDLDVFCKPGDYPRILAFFQKHGYRTDVEDERWIAKVWKDEKHFFDVIFAMSNGTIAVSDSWFSEDRITVYGHQVQITPPTALILSKVFIQDRYRYDGADVNHVILKQSDAIDWKSLLDQMDLYWEVLAAHLLNFRFAYPTERDRIPRWLMEELVERLTAQIDLPAPRVKVCRGRLFSPRDYVADVAEWGFGDVVGKGLEERHDPVNLGH from the coding sequence ATGTCAGACGTGATCGCCGAACCGACCTTCGAGCCGCCGGCGGACGCCCTGGCCTTCTATGAAGAGAGCCTGCGCCTGCTCAAGGAGAGCGGCATCCCCTTCCTGCTGTCGGGCACCTATGCGGTCACGGCCTACACCGGCATCCGCCGTCCGACCAAGGATCTGGATGTCTTCTGCAAGCCCGGCGACTATCCCCGCATCCTGGCCTTCTTCCAGAAGCACGGCTACCGCACCGACGTCGAGGACGAGCGCTGGATCGCCAAGGTCTGGAAGGACGAGAAACACTTCTTCGACGTCATCTTCGCCATGTCCAACGGCACCATCGCGGTGTCCGACAGCTGGTTCAGCGAGGACCGGATCACCGTCTATGGCCATCAGGTCCAGATCACCCCGCCCACGGCCCTGATCCTGTCAAAGGTCTTCATCCAGGACCGCTATCGCTATGACGGGGCCGACGTGAACCACGTCATCCTGAAACAGTCGGACGCCATCGACTGGAAGAGCCTGCTGGACCAGATGGACCTCTATTGGGAGGTGCTGGCGGCCCATCTGCTGAACTTCCGCTTCGCCTACCCGACCGAGCGCGACCGCATCCCTCGCTGGCTGATGGAAGAGCTGGTCGAGCGGCTGACGGCCCAGATCGACCTGCCGGCGCCGCGCGTGAAGGTCTGTCGCGGTCGCCTTTTCAGTCCGCGCGACTATGTCGCCGACGTCGCCGAATGGGGCTTTGGCGACGTGGTCGGCAAGGGGCTGGAGGAACGCCACGACCCTGTCAACCTGGGCCACTGA
- a CDS encoding metallophosphoesterase family protein: MTDAAPDPQTTQPGLEPGPARKMRVAAVGDLHVGEATEHSYRDLFERVSDDADVLCLCGDLTNYGKTPEVERLLEDLKLCTIPMVGVLGNHEHECGQPEVVTKMLTDAGVKMLTGEAYEIEGVGFAGGKGFVGGFGRYMLSSFGEASIKRFVQEAVEDANLIENSIRMLRTERSVVLLHYAPVVETVMGEPPEIHAFLGSSRLAETIDRYDNVRLVVHGHAHRGGPEGRTTKGTPVYNVALPVLKTLGDKPYRVFEI; the protein is encoded by the coding sequence ATGACTGATGCTGCGCCGGACCCGCAGACGACCCAGCCCGGCCTGGAGCCCGGCCCCGCCAGGAAGATGCGCGTCGCCGCTGTCGGCGACCTGCATGTGGGCGAGGCCACCGAGCACAGCTATCGCGACCTGTTCGAACGGGTGTCGGACGATGCGGACGTGCTGTGCCTGTGCGGCGACCTGACCAACTACGGCAAGACGCCCGAGGTCGAGCGGCTGCTGGAAGACCTGAAGCTGTGTACAATCCCCATGGTCGGCGTGCTGGGCAATCATGAGCACGAGTGCGGCCAGCCCGAGGTCGTCACCAAGATGCTGACCGACGCCGGGGTCAAGATGCTGACCGGCGAGGCCTATGAGATCGAGGGCGTCGGCTTTGCGGGCGGCAAGGGGTTCGTCGGCGGCTTCGGCCGCTATATGCTTTCCTCGTTCGGCGAGGCCTCGATCAAGCGTTTCGTTCAGGAGGCGGTCGAGGACGCCAATCTCATCGAGAACTCGATCCGCATGCTGCGCACCGAACGCTCGGTCGTGCTGCTGCACTATGCGCCCGTGGTCGAGACGGTGATGGGCGAGCCGCCCGAAATCCACGCCTTCCTGGGTTCGTCGCGTCTGGCCGAGACCATCGACCGCTATGACAATGTTCGCCTGGTCGTTCACGGTCACGCCCATCGCGGCGGACCGGAGGGACGCACCACCAAGGGCACGCCCGTCTATAATGTCGCCCTGCCGGTGCTGAAGACCCTGGGCGACAAGCCTTATCGGGTCTTTGAAATCTGA
- a CDS encoding translation initiation factor IF-2, translating to MRLLSSAAAVAVLALTTPAFAAGQAAAPAPAPQAAPAPEPAEEADSPEEAAFEAKAEAFGQVMETMASEMQAAAAQADKTKAKADLDAIQAKYQPQVDAFAEDVQTFAVSSGQATPEQLAPAIQQIKGIPADVRGKIDAAAVAAAAAPAQPQ from the coding sequence ATGCGCCTTCTGTCTTCCGCCGCGGCCGTCGCCGTCCTGGCCCTGACCACCCCCGCCTTCGCCGCCGGTCAGGCCGCCGCCCCTGCGCCTGCGCCGCAGGCCGCTCCGGCGCCTGAACCGGCCGAAGAGGCGGACAGTCCCGAGGAAGCCGCCTTCGAGGCCAAGGCGGAAGCCTTCGGCCAGGTGATGGAGACGATGGCCAGTGAGATGCAGGCCGCCGCAGCCCAGGCCGACAAGACCAAGGCCAAGGCGGACCTGGACGCCATCCAAGCCAAATATCAGCCCCAGGTCGACGCCTTTGCCGAAGATGTCCAGACGTTCGCCGTCAGCAGCGGCCAGGCGACGCCCGAACAACTCGCGCCTGCGATCCAGCAGATCAAGGGCATCCCTGCCGATGTCCGAGGCAAGATCGACGCCGCCGCTGTGGCGGCCGCGGCAGCCCCGGCCCAACCACAGTAA